In the Mycolicibacterium crocinum genome, GCCGAGCAGGTAATCGCTATGGATGCGGGTGAGCGACCTGAGGACCACAAGCCCGTGGTGGGTGAGTTCGTCGAGGAACTCCTCGGCGCTGAACCGGTCCTCGGTCGGGTGCTCGAAGAGCCGCCGGTAGGTGGGGCGGGCCAGGGCGTGGGCGGTGACCTCGTCGAAGTAGAACCGCCCACCCGGTGCCAGTGCCCGGGCTACCTCGCCGATGGCTTTGCGCCAGTCCGGGATGTGGTGGACGATCCTGAAGTCGAACACCGCGCCGTAGCCGCCGTCGTCGGCGCCCAACGCAGCGCGCAGGTCGGTGGCGCTGCCCTGGGCCAGTCGCACCCGGTCCCCGTAGCGGGCGAGGCGCGCGCCGGCGCGGCGGATCATCGCCGGATCCAGGTCCACGCCGTCCACGCCGGCGGCGCCGAACCGCTCCAAGACCAGCTGCGACCCGTATCCGGCACCGCACCCGATCTCCAGTGCCCGCGTGCCCGGGATCAGCCGGCCCCCGAACCGCAACAGCACCGGCACTTCATAGCAGCGCTGCAGCCATCGCCGCGGCGCGGAGTTCACCAGCGTGGTCTCCGCCCAGTTCATCAACATCGGTTGGCCCCTTTCCCGGTTGCCCGGGTCGGCGTCACCTGCGCCCACCCTCGGGTGGCTTCGGACCCAATCATGCCGACTTCGCCCGAAACCAACCGCATCAGACGCTATCACCGCCGTTTGACGATTGGTATATGGAAGACGCTATCATCGGTTTGTGACGATGACTAGTGTATCGCCCGCGTCGGCGCGGCCCTCACAGGATCTGGCCCCGGCGGTGGCGCTGTTTCGCAGCCTTTCAGACGGAACGCGGCTGGCGATCCTGCAGCGGCTCACCGAGGGCGAAGCCCGGGTGGTGGATCTGACGAACTTGCTGGGGGTGGCGCAGTCCACGGTGTCGGCGCATCTGGCCTGCCTGCGCGAGTGCGGCCTGGTCACGGGCCGCCCGGAAGGCCGGCAGATGTTCTACTCGCTGACCCGCCCAGAGTTGATGGACCTGCTGGCCTCGGCCGAGACCTTGCTGGCCGCCAGCGGAAACGCCGTGGCGCTGTGCCCCAATTACGGTCTGGCCACCGACGAAGATCCCGCTCCGGGCGACCTGTTGACCCACCACACCGAGGAGAACGGCCGGTGAGTAGTTCGGAGACCAGCCGACCCGGTCGAAACGACGAGGATGTCGTCGACGACCTTGACGCCACCCGCGATGACAACGATGACGGCGACGAGGACGTCGATCACTTGTGGCAGGTCCGGGAGTTCCAGCTGGGTGTACTGGCGGGGGTGCTGCTGCTCGCCGGGTTCCTGGTGGGCCGCGCCGATCTGGGCGGCTGGGAGCTCGGGCTGAGCATCGCCGCCCTGATCGCCGGCGGTGTCACGTTTGTGCCCAAGACCGTCACGAAGCTGTTCAAGGGCAAGATCGGCATCGACACGCTGATGACGATCGGCGCGCTGGGCGCGGTGGCCCTCGGTCAGGTCGAGGAGGCCGCGACGTTGGCCTTCCTGTACTCGCTGAGCGAGGGCCTGGAGGAATATTCGGTGGCTAAGACCCGCAAGGGCCTGCGCGCTCTGCTCGACCTTGTCCCCCGCCAGGCCACTGTGCGCCGCGGCGGCACCGAGCAGGTGCTTGACCCGGCCGACCTGGTGGTCGGCGACACCATGATTGTGCGGCCCGGCGAGCGCCTAGCCACCGACGGCATCCTGCGGGCCGGGCGCACCACGATGGACTTGTCGGCGATCACCGGTGAGTCGATGCCGGTGGAGGCTGGCCCCGGTGATGAGGTGTTCGCCGGGGCCATCAACGGCACAGGCGCCGTCGAGGTCGAGGTGACGGCCACCGCCGAGGACAACTCGCTGGCCCGCATCGTGCATATCGTCGAGGCCGAGCATTCCCGCAAGGGCACCACCCAACGCCTGGCCGACACGATCGCCACGCCGCTGGTTCCGGGCATTCTGTTGGTCGGGTTGCTCATCGCCGTCCTCGGTGCACTGTTCGGCGAGGCCACGCTGTGGATCGAGCGTGCCCTGGTCGTGGTGGTCGCCGCGTCCCCGTGCGCCCTGGCGATCTCGGTGCCGGTCACCGTGGTCGCCGCGGTCGGGGCCGCCAGCAAGCGCGGGGTCCTCATCAAAGGTGGGGCCGCGCTGGAAACCCTGGGCAAGGTGCGCACCATCGCCCTGGACAAGACGGGCACCTTGACCCGCAACGCACCGGTCGTCGTGGAGGTGGTCACCG is a window encoding:
- a CDS encoding class I SAM-dependent methyltransferase, translating into MNWAETTLVNSAPRRWLQRCYEVPVLLRFGGRLIPGTRALEIGCGAGYGSQLVLERFGAAGVDGVDLDPAMIRRAGARLARYGDRVRLAQGSATDLRAALGADDGGYGAVFDFRIVHHIPDWRKAIGEVARALAPGGRFYFDEVTAHALARPTYRRLFEHPTEDRFSAEEFLDELTHHGLVVLRSLTRIHSDYLLGVAAKPIAGGGET
- a CDS encoding ArsR/SmtB family transcription factor; the encoded protein is MTSVSPASARPSQDLAPAVALFRSLSDGTRLAILQRLTEGEARVVDLTNLLGVAQSTVSAHLACLRECGLVTGRPEGRQMFYSLTRPELMDLLASAETLLAASGNAVALCPNYGLATDEDPAPGDLLTHHTEENGR
- a CDS encoding heavy metal translocating P-type ATPase; its protein translation is MSSSETSRPGRNDEDVVDDLDATRDDNDDGDEDVDHLWQVREFQLGVLAGVLLLAGFLVGRADLGGWELGLSIAALIAGGVTFVPKTVTKLFKGKIGIDTLMTIGALGAVALGQVEEAATLAFLYSLSEGLEEYSVAKTRKGLRALLDLVPRQATVRRGGTEQVLDPADLVVGDTMIVRPGERLATDGILRAGRTTMDLSAITGESMPVEAGPGDEVFAGAINGTGAVEVEVTATAEDNSLARIVHIVEAEHSRKGTTQRLADTIATPLVPGILLVGLLIAVLGALFGEATLWIERALVVVVAASPCALAISVPVTVVAAVGAASKRGVLIKGGAALETLGKVRTIALDKTGTLTRNAPVVVEVVTAAGYTREEVLALAAALESRSEHPLGRAILAAAQTVPAAADVEAVTGAGVVGTHDGKALRLGRPGWVDPAALAADIARLQQAGATAVVLEVDGVIAGAIAVRDELRPEAGDVVAELHQQGYTVAMLTGDNPATAHALAAEAGITEVHADLRPEDKSLIVGQYRDTGRVTAMVGDGVNDAPALATADLGVAMGAMGADVAIETADVALMGEDLRLLPGAFAHARRTRRIILQNVAVSLALITVLIPLAFFGVLGLAAVVLAHELSEVLIILNGVRAGRSTGLRTVGAAAAAPAPGASTPGRPHPPRST